The window CGTGGGCCAAAGATGGGACAGAAGCAGCTCAAGGCTGTATCGTGGTCCCTTGCCGTGGTCCCTAGCTAAGGATCATCCGGGTAGCACCTTTTGTTCGGAGGAAAggctcgggctcgaggctcgagggTGGATGGGGGGAGCGGAGCCGCCGACCAGAAACAAAGGTGTCAAGATGATGGCATCAGCGACACGGGATCGTGCTCGAGCACCGGGGCAATTGGGGAGGGTGGGTGGACGCAGGGAGCGGCCGCCGCGGTGATGCCAAAGacagcgagcgagcgagtgaGCGAGAGAGGGTTTGTGAGATCAAGTTGGTTTCTCCAAGGTCCAGTGTGGCTGAGATAGGTCGGGTGTTCGGATGCTGCGCGAGCCGCTCCACTCACTCCTATCTGCCAACTGCATTCTGGCTCGTCCCAAGGTACCAGAATGCCGTGGTATTGCAGCAATCAGTGGTAggggagtacggagcgcgAAGTACACGTACCTCGGAAGCGGCACTGGGTTAGTACCTTGGTAGTATCcaaggtacagtacagtacgtttcGCTTTAGGGACACCGACCTCCTACGACCACCAAAGTACCTCGAGGCTAGCGGTATCGACGACCAGCCGTAGGGGGGGTGTTCCAGCGCAGCCAGGCATGCTTGGCGGCACCTTgataggtacctagtacccacGCAGCATCTCCATGCAGTAATGGCCCATGCCATAAgcacctacctagtacctatataTCCCAGGTGCTAATaccccaagtacttgtagttgtatacggagtacctagtacctatataTCCCAGGTGCTAATaccccaagtacttgtagttgtataccaagtacctagtaagtatacctactaggtactaggtacggagtactagtaccgTCCgaagtgcagtactccgtagtgcctGTGGACATGAAAGTACTGTcgtccgtactccgtactaggtactaggtacctagtactggGAGCCAAGTAGTGggcggtacggagtaagtgcacagtacctagtaagtacctagtacttggcaCTGAGCCATAGCGGCTCTGTGGCCCGAGACACTACAGGTGCACCACTCAATTGCACCAACGCACATTGCACTGCACAACTTGCAAGGGACTGCCTTGGCGACCGTTGAATGGTTGTTGCTACAGTGGTGCTATGCAGCAGCACCTACGGAGTCGGTACTTCAAATGGCAGCTCTCGACTAAGGCAGGTCAGCATGTCACGATTTGAAGTCAAATGTTGGCCCCTTCAAGTTTGTGAAGAAGATAAAATCCCGCAAAGCCACCATTCGCCGCATGCTGCTCGCGATCTGCAGCGTCGATGAATGCTGGGTGGCCAGAAAATAAGACGTAGGAATTCACGTCGAGCGTCGCGTTCAGGTACGGAGATCTAATAGGGGGCGCTTTCCAGTGCACCAGCGGTCGCGATGCTAAATCACGTGCCCGGTCAGGAGGCATCGTATCTACTGCATGATTGGCTGTGTGACGCCAAGCTCTCGATTGGACCTAGTCGGCGACCTGCGTTGAAGGCAACGACTTGCCCCGAGCTTCTGTCGACAACATCTTGATCCGCGTCCGTCGCCGTTGTTCAGCAATCCCACCGCCGCGATGGATTCAGAGCTCACTCCCAAATTCGCCCCATTCATTGGGATGGTAGGCTCACCCCCCCTTTTGGCCTTGAGAGAGCATGCCGCTTCATGCTAAcacgtcccccccccccaggcTGGCATTGGGGCCGCCATGGTCTTTGGGTGTAAGTCTttctccctcgccggccgacgacggcatcgcgaTACGAGATGTGTGTTCTGAAGGAGATTTGTGTagccatcggcgccgcctaCGGTACCGCGAAGTCGGGAATCGGCATCGCAGGCGTGGGAACGTTCCGACCAGACCTAATCATGAAGGTATCATCCGCCACTCGAATGCTCACGACATTGACGGAAGACCAGCTGACTCCCGTCGTCGCAGTGCCTAATCCCCGTCGTCATGTCCGGCATCATCGCCGTCTACTCGCTCGTCATTTCGGTCCTCATTGCCCAGGACCTGAACCCCCCCGGCAACGAAAGCTACTCACTATTCGCGTGCGTCGCCCTGCCACGTCCCGAGCCCTAATACGTACGACTCTATATCTAATGCAATTTGCCAGTGGTTTCATGCATCTAGCATGCGGCACCGCAGTTGGCATGActggcctcgccgccggctatTGCATCGGCATCGTTGGTGACTCGGGCGTTCGCGCCTACATGGAGCAGTCGAGGATCTTTGTCGGCATGGTTCTCGTTCTCATTTTCGGCGAAGTGCTCGGCCTCTATGGGTGCGTGCAGAAGTCGTGCGAGCGGGTGGAAGGAACTGGCGCTGACCGGCCTGCAGCCTCATCGTCGCTCTCCTACTCAACGCCCGCAGCAAGGGctgagctcgccgagcgggTCGAAAAGAATGCAAATCGAAggccatgtcgacgccgaggggtGTGCGGGATGGTTTGCTTGCGCGAGACGGTAACCGGTCGCCAGACAGCAAGGGTAAGCAATGTCTTGATAGCTGCATGGGTTTGGCGTTTTGGATGGCGTACGTTTCGACGCAGATGGAGCTCAGACGGAGCTTGTACAGAATTCAGAGTCGATGGCAGCCTTACTTTTGCACCCAAAGTGCACAGATTCACATGGGGCCGCGTACACGATATGACGGTTTCCGATCCCCACAGGCGCCCGTTCCGTGGTGACTGTTGTCCCATTTTCGGCAACTGGCTACGCATCTCAACCCTCAGTATCCAGATTTCATCATTCGCTGTGCTGGATGACATGTACAAagttgacgaggacgaggacgacgagccatggccgtctgcccaaagtacacgtactcctATTACATGCACGAGTACTCCCGTGTACGCACTTGCGGTATACCTGTCGGCAGACGAGAAGTGGGGTGCGtgccaaaaaaaaaacatcCACTCTTCACGGACAACGCAGCGTCATGAGGGGGCAAGGATGTCGTCATGGTGTGTAGGGGAATCGGAAAGTGAACGGTTTGCCGGTCCAGGCGGGGCGGGTGCCAAGCCGTGAGGCGATGGCTCGGCTACGAAAGCAGGCGACCGCCGATGCGACGGAGGAGCTTCTTCCTCTGCTGGTTGTCGATTTCGCGACGATACTTGGCCCACGTCCTCTCGCGCTCCTCCCAGCTCTTCATTTGCACTGAGAAAGGTTCAAAGTCAGCGTCATCCGCCAGAGTCGGCGTCGCGGGGGTTGCGGGCGGCGGTGCCGCGGCGACGTACGCAATAGCCAGTCCCACTGCCTGTCCT of the Drechmeria coniospora strain ARSEF 6962 chromosome 01, whole genome shotgun sequence genome contains:
- a CDS encoding vacuolar ATP synthase 16 kDa proteolipid subunit 2 gives rise to the protein MDSELTPKFAPFIGMAGIGAAMVFGSIGAAYGTAKSGIGIAGVGTFRPDLIMKCLIPVVMSGIIAVYSLVISVLIAQDLNPPGNESYSLFAGFMHLACGTAVGMTGLAAGYCIGIVGDSGVRAYMEQSRIFVGMVLVLIFGEVLGLYGLIVALLLNARSKG